Proteins encoded within one genomic window of Cryptococcus neoformans var. grubii H99 chromosome 4, complete sequence:
- a CDS encoding pleiotropic drug resistance protein — protein MSFFKSRSASASTASLKPESLGPKTSDVLTVPPQESSVKKRWEYDDHQLGLIAQLKEYTKTIALPESDQYYPWEQRFLSDPATHARYMRAAKWKLHDGKNRIKGTLEWRRTYKPELISPDDVGIEAETGKIILTGFDMDARPILYMRPGRENTETSPRQIRHLIYHLERAIDLMPPGQEQVAIIVDYKSATSQSNPSIGTARKVLHILQNHYVERLGRGLVVNMPWWINAFFSGISPFMDPITRDKIRFNPRLLDLVPAAHLDSEFGGDYNFEYDYSVYWKTITEFCHIAPDGKRVPPPHKEEEGKGKQGWIPPAGNGIKAAVEGYVPKEGTVRSGEIVKAGEEGEKTEKGAAATGANNVADATPTVSSATSPAPPEKEMESLAIQTAPGEPVGGPVFDHPPSEGEVNEAKKSLNVSA, from the exons atgtccttcttcaagtcaAGATCTGCCTCTGCATCCACGGCTTCCCTCAAGCCAGAGTCATTGGGCCCAAAGACCAGTGATGTCCTCACCGTGCCCCCACAAGAATCGAGCgtgaagaaaaggtgggAGTATGATGATCATCAACTCGGCCTC ATCGCGCAACTCAAAGAG TACACCAAAACCATCGCCCTTCCAGAGTCGGACCAGTACTATCCTTGGGAACAACGTTTCCTCTCCGATCCTGCTACCCACGCCCGATACATGCGCGCCGCCAAATGGAAGCTTCATGACGGTAAAAACAGGATCAAAGGGACCTTggaatggaggaggacgtATAAGCCAGAATTGATATCGCCCGATGATGTTGGTATTGAGGCCGAGACTGGTAAGAT TATCCTCACAGGCTTCGATATGGATGCTCGACCAATCCTCTACATGCGACCTGGTAGGGAAAACACTGAGACGAGCCCGAGGCAAATTAGGCATCTTATCTATCACCT TGAACGAGCAATCGACTTGATGCCCCCTGGTCAAGAACAAGtcgccatcatcgtcgAC TACAAATCCGCTACATCCCAATCCAATCCTTCCATCGGTACAGCCCGCAAGGTGCTTCACATTCTCCAGAACCACTATGTCGAACGACTTGGGAGGGGTTTGGTCGTTAACATGCC ATGGTGGATCAacgcctttttctccgGTATCTCCCCCTTCATGGACCCCATCACCCGCGACAAGATCCGATTCAACCCCCGTCTACTCGACCTCGTCCCCGCCGCGCACCTCGACTCAGAGTTTGGTGGGGATTATAATTTCGAGTATGACTATTCCGTTTACTGGAAGACGATTACCGAGTTTTGCCATATTGCTCCGGATGGGAAGCGGGTGCCTCCTCCGcacaaggaggaggaggggaaggggaagcaaGGGTGGATCCCGCCGGCGGGGAATGGGATAAAGGCGGCGGTAGAGGGGTACGTGCCGAAAGAGGGGACCGTGAGGAGTGGAGAAATTGTCAAGGCTGGTGAGGAGGGTGAGAAAACGGAGAAGGGTGCTGCCGCTACTGGTGCAAACAATGTCGCCGATGCCACTCCTACCGTTTCCTCCGCCACCTCTCCCGCCCCAccagaaaaagaaatggaaTCCCTAGCCATCCAAACAGCCCCTGGCGAACCAGTCGGCGGGCCCGTGTTTGATCATCCACCTAGTGAGGGTGAAGTAAAtgaggcgaagaagagtttAAATGTTTCTGCGTAA
- a CDS encoding nascent polypeptide-associated complex subunit alpha, with the protein MSIENLHISDETEIPAGATVELHSRPERKARKALEGLGLKRVQGIQRVTLRRARNVLLVVASPEVYKSPGSDCYIVFGEAKVEDPNSAAQLQAQAQLAASSQAAQQAHAHGGFKEGVPKSLEELMQDAPSDSSAPAPSGEATDASASGDFKVSDEEIQLIVAQTGVDEAKAREAYISEKGDLINAIMKLQ; encoded by the exons ATGTCCATCGAGAACCTCCACATCTCTGACGAGACCGAAATCCCCGCCGGCGCCACCGTCGAGCTCCACTCCCGCCCCGAGCGCAAGGCCAGGAAGGCTCTCGAAGGTCTCGGTCTCAAGCGCGTCCAGGGCATCCAGCGAGTCACCCTCCGACGAGCCCGCAacgtcctcctcgtcgtcgccaGCCCCGAAGTCTACAAGTCCCCTGGAAGCGACTGCTACATCGTCTTTGGAGAGGCCAAGGTGGAGGACCCTAACAGTGCGGCTCAGTTGCAGGCGCAGGCTCAGTTGGCTGCCAGTAGCCAGGCTGCTCAGCAGGCTCATGCCCACGGAGGGTTCAAGGAGGGTGTGCCCAAGTCTTTGGAGGAGTTGATGCAGGATGC ACCTTCTGACTCTtccgcccccgccccctcTGGCGAGGCTACCGACGCTTCCGCTTCTGGCGACTTCAAGGTCTCTGACGAGGAGATCCAACTCATCGTCGCCCAGACCGGTGTGGACGAAGCCAAGGCTCGAGAGGCGTACATCTCTGAAAAGGGTGACTTGATCAATGCTA TCATGAAGCTCCAATAA